One genomic segment of Vespa velutina chromosome 10, iVesVel2.1, whole genome shotgun sequence includes these proteins:
- the LOC124952546 gene encoding BAI1-associated protein 3 isoform X1 — MSFFNSLQQYVSDSVASFSLSPKRFSFSREDSASTTGRSGSSGSIVNDNSSAHQSTPHGFPKVVPPPGTTVSSSSQARSLSRRRTFDCTVPSGLSVHPVAAAAAAASDGSVCGPVCGQSCGSSPSPRRVGSFRRSTAGASTDRPPLMFCRRRPSWPEFDVQATSGVQETDGSFFESFTALSWKQENRRLVALQEVEARAKDPPPSSGEANINSFHSRRLNKEEIEKLYVEVLYTIANTVGASTGQYAHYKEDLYGYAQEAFGIPQDQHRRYLDIASKEKPPIVVLSVIVIEAEGLEAKDANGFSDPYCMLGIQPGNTSAPLSPQTNLSAHSPHTPPASPRQTARALSDGGENDNSHHEKLRKHHSFRLSFKRKEHTSRREHRESFSGAVPAKFIRATTVKPHTLSPQWKEKFRFDIDDISTDILHLDIWDHDDESSVFDAVSKLNEVRGVKGLGRFFKQIAQSARSGSQDDFLGCVNVPLQDIPSTGLERWYKLEARTQRSNIQGRIKLKLWLSTREDRGTSEEDNWAELRQQERLYTIFLDHEMNKQGEDFTGELPQTALTILHQHAVQGDVTELQQALIKWIASSKHPAVDSKVLHRLLQEIDNLWHLKTTETLSRDEEQSLADSFNNFLEVALRKIQQHRTLYPPLHRLSISKLDNLLRCLGLLSNMKAFWACCPFNKEIRGEIITALRKGTHEWYEDVRHQTMYHDQEPDQDADRVLQDFTNLVTALLVDLEQGRMYYNSLFESTNGVPYFSAVYKQLEKLLAEHVAKHMENTSEIQNELGARVTTACLQIHGQNRDEDYVLPPGAEIGTPIFELYLALQDFVSMKEKLPLSDQKTLIICNYYEWFKPAIDKWLDLAKLKAIQRIRKAAELDRICTGDFIVKHCTSAIDATACFYQIKEFWKKLAWPDFIGSYSFVLKVIDAICSPAAYYAEITHQKLAESGYYEEQTPYKTTDEVIVQMCVAINGLEYVRRWLLNLGEELHVEKLLTALENQAGDSARAQWRNALTLPLEQAPGQMLLFINQIVSRIGTKMRPSLKKSMFHLAWSPDSLPTSEAITPLLEYLDVHLVALNSSLLAVNFTRVLQDVWEVVLNELSNQMDGNAGDKPAMFYERLYEALDLLIKFFHADEKGLSLGVLRSPSFLNVEERLQYHKMDTTFLINRYYRQRLQDQMNTMTSEYGVLTVRAYLNHDSLCVEVINARDVIPLDPNGFSDPFVIIELLPRKIFEHCAEQQTNVKKRTLNPMFDECFEFSVSVEQCQSPDAIVLFTVMDHDVLTANDFAGEAFLGLSTIPGVADTNTSIDNFHGLKHTELPLMHQKNRNHPILQILETRVGDKLALDFVKKQKQRFATA, encoded by the exons atgagcTTCTTCAATTCTCTTCAACAATACGTGAGCGATAGTGTGGCGAGCTTCAGCCTCAGCCCTAAGAGATTCTCCTTCAGTCGAGAGGACTCTGCTAGTACGACAGGTAGAAGCGGCTCGAGCGGAAGCATAGTCAACGACAATTCGAGTGCACATCAATCGACTCCTCATGGTTTTCCCAAG GTGGTGCCACCGCCAGGGACAACGGTCTCTTCATCCTCACAAGCTCGTTCACTTTCGAGGAGACGTACTTTTGATTGCACTGTCCCGTCAGGACTGAGCGTTCATCCTGTCGCCGCAGCCGCAGCCGCTGCAAGTGATGGCTCGGTTTGTGGTCCTGTTTGCGGTCAGAGTTGTGGAAGTTCCCCCTCGCCTCGAAGAGTCGGTTCCTTTCGTCGAAGTACCGCCGGTGCGAGTACCGATCGACCACCGCTCATGTTTTGCCGTCGCAGACCGTCTTGGCCAGAATTCGACGTACAAGCCACTTCTGG CGTTCAAGAAACCGATGGCTCCTTCTTCGAGAGTTTCACCGCGTTATCTTGGAAACAAGAGAATCGCAGACTGGTGGCTCTTCAGGAAGTCGAAGCTCGAGCTAAGGATCCTCCACCATCATCCGGAGAGGCCAACATAAATTCCTTCCACTCTCGTCGACTTAACAAAGAAGAG ATCGAGAAACTATACGTTGAAGTTCTTTATACGATCGCGAATACGGTCGGAGCAAGTACGGGTCAGTACGCTCACTATAAAGAGGACCTTTATGGGTATGCGCAGGAAGCGTTTGGTATACCACAGGATCAACATCGACGATACCTCGATATTGCCTCAAAAGAGAAG CCTCCTATCGTGGTCCTAAGTGTAATAGTTATCGAAGCTGAAGGACTAGAGGCGAAGGACGCTAACG GTTTCAGCGATCCATATTGCATGTTGGGTATACAACCTGGTAATACAAGTGCACCACTGAGCCCCCAAACGAATCTGTCAGCTCATTCTCCTCATACACCTCCAGCTTCACCAAGACAAACGGCTCGAGCCTTATCCGATGGAGGTGAGAACGATAACTCGCATCACGAAAAGCTTCGAAAACATCATAG TTTCAGGCTATCATTCAAGCGCAAAGAGCATACTAGCAGACGAGAACACCGTGAATCCTTTAGCGGAGCGGTTCCTGCCAAGTTTATACGTGCTACCACAGTGAAACCGCACACACTGAGTCCgcaatggaaagaaaaatttcgctT cgACATCGACGATATCAGCACGGATATCTTGCATCTCGATATATG gGACCACGACGACGAATCCTCGGTATTCGACGCCGTTAGTAAATTGAACGAAGTGCGAGGTGTTAAGGGTCTTGGtcgattttttaaacaaattgcACAAAGTGCCCGTTCCGGTAGTCAAGATGACTTTTTGGGCTGCGTGAATGTTCCGCTTCAG GATATTCCAAGCACAGGCTTGGAACGTTGGTATAAACTCGAAGCAAGAACACAAAGGAGCAACATTCAAGGtagaatcaaattaaaattgtgGCTATCCACACGAGAAGACAGAGGAACATCCGAAGAAGATAATTGGGCTGAGCTTAGACAGCAAGAAAGACTTTATACCATTTTCCTCGATCATGAAATGAACAAACAAGGG GAAGATTTCACAGGTGAGTTACCCCAAACAGCACTGACAATTCTTCATCAGCATGCTGTGCAAGGTGATGTCACAGAATTGCAGCAGGCATTGATCAAATGGATCGCTAGTTCGAAACATCCGGCTGTCGATTCGAAAGTTCTCCATCGTCTTCTTCAG GAAATAGATAACCTATGGCATTTAAAAACGACGGAAACATTATCGCGAGACGAAGAACAGTCTCTGGCAGattctttcaataattttttagaagTAGCACTCAGAAAGATTCAACAACATCGTACGTTATATCCGCCATTACATCGATTATCGATCTCTAAGCTTGACAATCTCCTAAG ATGTTTAGGTCTTTTATCGAATATGAAAGCTTTTTGGGCATGCTGTCCCTTTAACAAAGAAATACGAGGAGAAATTATAACAGCCCTTAGAAAGGGAACTCACGAGTG GTACGAAGATGTGCGACATCAAACTATGTATCATGATCAGGAACCTGATCAAGATGCGGATCGCGTCTTGCAAGACTTTACAAATTTAGTCACGGCACTGTTAGTAGATTTGGAACAGGGtcgtatgtattataatagtCTCTTTGAAAG TACAAATGGTGTACCATATTTTTCAGCTGTTTATAAACAGTTGGAAAAACTG CTGGCGGAACACGTGGCGAAACACATGGAGAACACTTCCGAG ATTCAAAATGAACTCGGTGCAAGAGTCACCACCGCTTGTCTCCAAATTCATGGACAAAATAGAGACGAAGATTACGTATTACCACCTGGTGCAGAAATAGGGACACCTATTTTTGAGTTATATCTAGCATTGCAAGACTTCGTGAG tATGAAGGAAAAGTTACCATTATCTGATCAGAAAACTCTGATAATTTGCAATTATTACGAATGGTTCAAACCGGCTATTGACAAGTGGTTGGATCTTGCAAAGTTAAAAGCAATTCAGAGAATCAGAAAAGCGGCAGAATTGGATCGAATTTGTACAGGTGATTTTATAGTGAAGCATTGTACATCTGCAATTGATGCAACTGCATGCTTTTATCag ATCAAAGAGTTTTGGAAGAAATTAGCATGGCCAGATTTTATCGGATCGTATAGTTTCGTATTGAAAGTCATCGAT GCTATCTGCAGTCCTGCTGCTTATTATGCTGAAATAACCCACCAAAAATTAGCTGAGAGTGGATATTATGAAGAACAAACACCATATAAAACCACAGACGAGGTAATCGTTCAG aTGTGCGTCGCTATAAATGGTTTAGAATATGTAAGAAGATGGTTATTAAATCTAGGAGAAGAACTTCACGTTGAGAAACTTCTCACAGCTTTGGAGAATCAAGCTGGAGATTCTGCTCGAGCACAATGGAGAAATGCTTTGACTTTACCGTTGGAACAAGCGCCTGGACAAATGTTACTCTTCATTAATCAAATTGTTTCAAGAATCGGCACAAAG ATGAGACCATCTTTGAAAAAATCCATGTTTCATCTTGCTTGGTCACCCGACAGTTTGCCCACGTCAGAAGCAATCACACCTTTATTGGAATATTTGGATGTACATTTGGTAGCTCTTAATTCGTCTCTTTTAGCTGTCAATTTTACGCGTGTCTTACAAGACGTTTGGGAGGTCGTTCTTAATGAATTGAGCAATCAAATGGATGGAAATGCAGGA GACAAACCAGCTATGTTTTATGAAAGATTGTACGAAGCGCTCGATCTATTGATCAAATTCTTTCATGCGGATGAGAAGGGTCTATCTTTAGGGGTACTACGTAGTCCGAGCTTTTTAAATGTAGAAGAACGCTTGCAATATCATAAAATGGATACGACTTTTCTCATTaaccgttactatcgtcaaCGACttcaa gacCAAATGAATACCATGACATCAGAGTATGGTGTTTTGACAGTGAGAGCATATCTGAATCACGATTCGCTTTGTGTGGAAGTGATAAATGCTAGAGACGTAATACCGTTAGATCCGAATGGTTTTAGCGATCCCTTTGTAATAATCGAATTGTTGCCacgaaaaattttcgaacATTGTGCTGAACAACAAACCAACGTTAAGAAAAGAACTTTAAATCCAATGTTCGATGAATGTTTCGAATT ttcCGTAAGCGTGGAACAGTGTCAAAGTCCTGATGCTATAGTCCTATTCACCGTAATGGATCACGATGTACTCACAGCGAACGACTTTGCTGGAGAAGCATTTTTGGGATTAAGCACGATACCCGGTGTAGCTGACACTAATACTAGTATAGATAATTTTCATGGCCTCAAACATACAGAATTACCGTTAATGCACCAAAAAAATCGAA ACCATCCAATTCTTCAAATTCTAGAAACAAGAGTCGGCGATAAATTAGCCCTCGACTTCgtaaaaaaacagaaacaacgATTCGCCACGGCATAA
- the LOC124952546 gene encoding BAI1-associated protein 3 isoform X3 produces MSFFNSLQQYVSDSVASFSLSPKRFSFSREDSASTTGRSGSSGSIVNDNSSAHQSTPHGFPKVVPPPGTTVSSSSQARSLSRRRTFDCTVPSGLSVHPVAAAAAAASDGSVCGPVCGQSCGSSPSPRRVGSFRRSTAGASTDRPPLMFCRRRPSWPEFDVQATSGVQETDGSFFESFTALSWKQENRRLVALQEVEARAKDPPPSSGEANINSFHSRRLNKEEIEKLYVEVLYTIANTVGASTGQYAHYKEDLYGYAQEAFGIPQDQHRRYLDIASKEKPPIVVLSVIVIEAEGLEAKDANGFSDPYCMLGIQPGNTSAPLSPQTNLSAHSPHTPPASPRQTARALSDGGENDNSHHEKLRKHHSFRLSFKRKEHTSRREHRESFSGAVPAKFIRATTVKPHTLSPQWKEKFRFDIDDISTDILHLDIWDHDDESSVFDAVSKLNEVRGVKGLGRFFKQIAQSARSGSQDDFLGCVNVPLQDIPSTGLERWYKLEARTQRSNIQGRIKLKLWLSTREDRGTSEEDNWAELRQQERLYTIFLDHEMNKQGEDFTGELPQTALTILHQHAVQGDVTELQQALIKWIASSKHPAVDSKVLHRLLQEIDNLWHLKTTETLSRDEEQSLADSFNNFLEVALRKIQQHRTLYPPLHRLSISKLDNLLRCLGLLSNMKAFWACCPFNKEIRGEIITALRKGTHEWYEDVRHQTMYHDQEPDQDADRVLQDFTNLVTALLVDLEQGRMYYNSLFESTNGVPYFSAVYKQLEKLIQNELGARVTTACLQIHGQNRDEDYVLPPGAEIGTPIFELYLALQDFVSMKEKLPLSDQKTLIICNYYEWFKPAIDKWLDLAKLKAIQRIRKAAELDRICTGDFIVKHCTSAIDATACFYQIKEFWKKLAWPDFIGSYSFVLKVIDAICSPAAYYAEITHQKLAESGYYEEQTPYKTTDEVIVQMCVAINGLEYVRRWLLNLGEELHVEKLLTALENQAGDSARAQWRNALTLPLEQAPGQMLLFINQIVSRIGTKMRPSLKKSMFHLAWSPDSLPTSEAITPLLEYLDVHLVALNSSLLAVNFTRVLQDVWEVVLNELSNQMDGNAGDKPAMFYERLYEALDLLIKFFHADEKGLSLGVLRSPSFLNVEERLQYHKMDTTFLINRYYRQRLQDQMNTMTSEYGVLTVRAYLNHDSLCVEVINARDVIPLDPNGFSDPFVIIELLPRKIFEHCAEQQTNVKKRTLNPMFDECFEFSVSVEQCQSPDAIVLFTVMDHDVLTANDFAGEAFLGLSTIPGVADTNTSIDNFHGLKHTELPLMHQKNRNHPILQILETRVGDKLALDFVKKQKQRFATA; encoded by the exons atgagcTTCTTCAATTCTCTTCAACAATACGTGAGCGATAGTGTGGCGAGCTTCAGCCTCAGCCCTAAGAGATTCTCCTTCAGTCGAGAGGACTCTGCTAGTACGACAGGTAGAAGCGGCTCGAGCGGAAGCATAGTCAACGACAATTCGAGTGCACATCAATCGACTCCTCATGGTTTTCCCAAG GTGGTGCCACCGCCAGGGACAACGGTCTCTTCATCCTCACAAGCTCGTTCACTTTCGAGGAGACGTACTTTTGATTGCACTGTCCCGTCAGGACTGAGCGTTCATCCTGTCGCCGCAGCCGCAGCCGCTGCAAGTGATGGCTCGGTTTGTGGTCCTGTTTGCGGTCAGAGTTGTGGAAGTTCCCCCTCGCCTCGAAGAGTCGGTTCCTTTCGTCGAAGTACCGCCGGTGCGAGTACCGATCGACCACCGCTCATGTTTTGCCGTCGCAGACCGTCTTGGCCAGAATTCGACGTACAAGCCACTTCTGG CGTTCAAGAAACCGATGGCTCCTTCTTCGAGAGTTTCACCGCGTTATCTTGGAAACAAGAGAATCGCAGACTGGTGGCTCTTCAGGAAGTCGAAGCTCGAGCTAAGGATCCTCCACCATCATCCGGAGAGGCCAACATAAATTCCTTCCACTCTCGTCGACTTAACAAAGAAGAG ATCGAGAAACTATACGTTGAAGTTCTTTATACGATCGCGAATACGGTCGGAGCAAGTACGGGTCAGTACGCTCACTATAAAGAGGACCTTTATGGGTATGCGCAGGAAGCGTTTGGTATACCACAGGATCAACATCGACGATACCTCGATATTGCCTCAAAAGAGAAG CCTCCTATCGTGGTCCTAAGTGTAATAGTTATCGAAGCTGAAGGACTAGAGGCGAAGGACGCTAACG GTTTCAGCGATCCATATTGCATGTTGGGTATACAACCTGGTAATACAAGTGCACCACTGAGCCCCCAAACGAATCTGTCAGCTCATTCTCCTCATACACCTCCAGCTTCACCAAGACAAACGGCTCGAGCCTTATCCGATGGAGGTGAGAACGATAACTCGCATCACGAAAAGCTTCGAAAACATCATAG TTTCAGGCTATCATTCAAGCGCAAAGAGCATACTAGCAGACGAGAACACCGTGAATCCTTTAGCGGAGCGGTTCCTGCCAAGTTTATACGTGCTACCACAGTGAAACCGCACACACTGAGTCCgcaatggaaagaaaaatttcgctT cgACATCGACGATATCAGCACGGATATCTTGCATCTCGATATATG gGACCACGACGACGAATCCTCGGTATTCGACGCCGTTAGTAAATTGAACGAAGTGCGAGGTGTTAAGGGTCTTGGtcgattttttaaacaaattgcACAAAGTGCCCGTTCCGGTAGTCAAGATGACTTTTTGGGCTGCGTGAATGTTCCGCTTCAG GATATTCCAAGCACAGGCTTGGAACGTTGGTATAAACTCGAAGCAAGAACACAAAGGAGCAACATTCAAGGtagaatcaaattaaaattgtgGCTATCCACACGAGAAGACAGAGGAACATCCGAAGAAGATAATTGGGCTGAGCTTAGACAGCAAGAAAGACTTTATACCATTTTCCTCGATCATGAAATGAACAAACAAGGG GAAGATTTCACAGGTGAGTTACCCCAAACAGCACTGACAATTCTTCATCAGCATGCTGTGCAAGGTGATGTCACAGAATTGCAGCAGGCATTGATCAAATGGATCGCTAGTTCGAAACATCCGGCTGTCGATTCGAAAGTTCTCCATCGTCTTCTTCAG GAAATAGATAACCTATGGCATTTAAAAACGACGGAAACATTATCGCGAGACGAAGAACAGTCTCTGGCAGattctttcaataattttttagaagTAGCACTCAGAAAGATTCAACAACATCGTACGTTATATCCGCCATTACATCGATTATCGATCTCTAAGCTTGACAATCTCCTAAG ATGTTTAGGTCTTTTATCGAATATGAAAGCTTTTTGGGCATGCTGTCCCTTTAACAAAGAAATACGAGGAGAAATTATAACAGCCCTTAGAAAGGGAACTCACGAGTG GTACGAAGATGTGCGACATCAAACTATGTATCATGATCAGGAACCTGATCAAGATGCGGATCGCGTCTTGCAAGACTTTACAAATTTAGTCACGGCACTGTTAGTAGATTTGGAACAGGGtcgtatgtattataatagtCTCTTTGAAAG TACAAATGGTGTACCATATTTTTCAGCTGTTTATAAACAGTTGGAAAAACTG ATTCAAAATGAACTCGGTGCAAGAGTCACCACCGCTTGTCTCCAAATTCATGGACAAAATAGAGACGAAGATTACGTATTACCACCTGGTGCAGAAATAGGGACACCTATTTTTGAGTTATATCTAGCATTGCAAGACTTCGTGAG tATGAAGGAAAAGTTACCATTATCTGATCAGAAAACTCTGATAATTTGCAATTATTACGAATGGTTCAAACCGGCTATTGACAAGTGGTTGGATCTTGCAAAGTTAAAAGCAATTCAGAGAATCAGAAAAGCGGCAGAATTGGATCGAATTTGTACAGGTGATTTTATAGTGAAGCATTGTACATCTGCAATTGATGCAACTGCATGCTTTTATCag ATCAAAGAGTTTTGGAAGAAATTAGCATGGCCAGATTTTATCGGATCGTATAGTTTCGTATTGAAAGTCATCGAT GCTATCTGCAGTCCTGCTGCTTATTATGCTGAAATAACCCACCAAAAATTAGCTGAGAGTGGATATTATGAAGAACAAACACCATATAAAACCACAGACGAGGTAATCGTTCAG aTGTGCGTCGCTATAAATGGTTTAGAATATGTAAGAAGATGGTTATTAAATCTAGGAGAAGAACTTCACGTTGAGAAACTTCTCACAGCTTTGGAGAATCAAGCTGGAGATTCTGCTCGAGCACAATGGAGAAATGCTTTGACTTTACCGTTGGAACAAGCGCCTGGACAAATGTTACTCTTCATTAATCAAATTGTTTCAAGAATCGGCACAAAG ATGAGACCATCTTTGAAAAAATCCATGTTTCATCTTGCTTGGTCACCCGACAGTTTGCCCACGTCAGAAGCAATCACACCTTTATTGGAATATTTGGATGTACATTTGGTAGCTCTTAATTCGTCTCTTTTAGCTGTCAATTTTACGCGTGTCTTACAAGACGTTTGGGAGGTCGTTCTTAATGAATTGAGCAATCAAATGGATGGAAATGCAGGA GACAAACCAGCTATGTTTTATGAAAGATTGTACGAAGCGCTCGATCTATTGATCAAATTCTTTCATGCGGATGAGAAGGGTCTATCTTTAGGGGTACTACGTAGTCCGAGCTTTTTAAATGTAGAAGAACGCTTGCAATATCATAAAATGGATACGACTTTTCTCATTaaccgttactatcgtcaaCGACttcaa gacCAAATGAATACCATGACATCAGAGTATGGTGTTTTGACAGTGAGAGCATATCTGAATCACGATTCGCTTTGTGTGGAAGTGATAAATGCTAGAGACGTAATACCGTTAGATCCGAATGGTTTTAGCGATCCCTTTGTAATAATCGAATTGTTGCCacgaaaaattttcgaacATTGTGCTGAACAACAAACCAACGTTAAGAAAAGAACTTTAAATCCAATGTTCGATGAATGTTTCGAATT ttcCGTAAGCGTGGAACAGTGTCAAAGTCCTGATGCTATAGTCCTATTCACCGTAATGGATCACGATGTACTCACAGCGAACGACTTTGCTGGAGAAGCATTTTTGGGATTAAGCACGATACCCGGTGTAGCTGACACTAATACTAGTATAGATAATTTTCATGGCCTCAAACATACAGAATTACCGTTAATGCACCAAAAAAATCGAA ACCATCCAATTCTTCAAATTCTAGAAACAAGAGTCGGCGATAAATTAGCCCTCGACTTCgtaaaaaaacagaaacaacgATTCGCCACGGCATAA